The sequence below is a genomic window from Campylobacter ornithocola.
GTAGTGATGCTTTAAGTAATGATGGTTTAATTGCCAAAAGTCTAAGAGCTATAAAAGCAAAATTTCCTAATTTAGTAGTAATTACAGATCTTTGTTTTTGCGAATACACAGATCACGGACATTGTGGTATTATTGATCCTAAAAGTAAAAGTGTAGATAATGATTTAACTTTAGAAATTTCAGCCAAACAAGCCTTAATCCATGCAAAAAATGGTGCAGATATGATAGCGCCAAGTGGTATGATGGATGGAATTATTGAAACCTTAAGAAAAACTTTAGATAAAAATGGTTTTGAAAATTTACCTATTATGGCTTATTCAACTAAATTTGCTTCAGCTTATTATGGTCCTTTTAGAGATGTAGCTGATTCTGCTCCAAGCTATGGAGATAGAAAAACCTATCAAATGGATTTTGCCAATGGTAAAGAAGCTTTGTGTGAAAGTTTAGAAGATGAAAAACAAGGTGCTGATATTTTAATGGTTAAACCAGCACTTGCATATTTAGATGTAGTAAAAGAAATAGCAAATCACTCCAAACTTCCACTTTGTATTTATAATGTAAGTGGTGAATATGCTTTGTTGAAAGCTGGACAAAAAGCAGGTGTTATTGACTATGAAAAAATAATGCTTGAAACAATGTATGCTTTCAAAAGAGCCGGAGCAAAACTTATTATTACCTATCATGCAAAAGAAGTCGCTAAATTATTAAAAAACAAGGAGTGATTGTGGGTAATTTAAGTAAAAAAAGTTCTCAAGATATTATAGATGAATTATCAAATCATTTAGGTATAGAAAAACATAACCAAACTATATTTCATCTTACTCATATAAATGAAAAAGAAAAAAAATTAAGTCTGAAAAATGGTCATGAGTTAGCACCTGAACCATGGTTTATAATAGATGAAAATGATGAAGTTAAAACTATGTTTTCCGTAAAAACATTAATCGAGTTTTTACAAAACGCCAAAGAGATGCAAAAAGATAATTTTGAACTTAAGTTAGAAAAAGCTATTTATCAACAAATTCCTATTGATTTTAACGATGTATGGATTGTT
It includes:
- a CDS encoding DUF2603 domain-containing protein, which translates into the protein MGNLSKKSSQDIIDELSNHLGIEKHNQTIFHLTHINEKEKKLSLKNGHELAPEPWFIIDENDEVKTMFSVKTLIEFLQNAKEMQKDNFELKLEKAIYQQIPIDFNDVWIVAMDEIRHQVAKGIKEVNIDLDQLISNIHTKHPNLFIDIKEMMQKVKPNERL
- the hemB gene encoding porphobilinogen synthase, which gives rise to MFKRFRRLRLNENIRSLVRENTLNLDDLIYPLFVVNGTNIKNEIASMPGVFQMSLDEILKECEELINLGIKAIILFGVLEGSKKDSCGSDALSNDGLIAKSLRAIKAKFPNLVVITDLCFCEYTDHGHCGIIDPKSKSVDNDLTLEISAKQALIHAKNGADMIAPSGMMDGIIETLRKTLDKNGFENLPIMAYSTKFASAYYGPFRDVADSAPSYGDRKTYQMDFANGKEALCESLEDEKQGADILMVKPALAYLDVVKEIANHSKLPLCIYNVSGEYALLKAGQKAGVIDYEKIMLETMYAFKRAGAKLIITYHAKEVAKLLKNKE